The following DNA comes from Palaemon carinicauda isolate YSFRI2023 chromosome 27, ASM3689809v2, whole genome shotgun sequence.
tcaaaatttaaatctaaactaGATATTAGTCTTATGACAAAACACTTTAAAAATAATACAATTACTTGTTCACTAGaaactaatttatgaaaatatctaattttggcaattaatgaaaaaaagttaaCACCTTATCACTAGTGAATAAACAATAATggcacttacatatacgtaactgttacttttacgtcttttggttcactcAAGGCTACATAATGGTTTAGCaaaaatttttaatgcacttcactttaacctaattacacaggggcagttacaaataatcttcaatatatatttgcttataataCTCACTTCACTTTACTTCTAATCAGATGCAAAATATACCAATGTTTCACGAACACTGTGCacttttgagagaaaacactattcccGTTATAGAGGAGACTTTATGGTTGGAGAGGTGCTTGTGAGAGGATTGGTTGGCTTTCTGAATATCAGGCTGGATCTCTGTCTGTctgctatgcattgctaggcccttatatatatcaacataatacATCTAGAAACTTCCAGTTCATCATACTATAAGCTTGGGGGCAGGGCTTTACGACGCCAGAGTTGCCAATTTGATAGTTGAAGAAGGGTACTAACGTCGCGTGGCAAGGGCAacactcagctaactccgcccacctactcttgtaacattaataaaaagagaaaaccTTAATCTAGTatcttcatgcattttctaaccacGTGCAAAAATGACGAAATCCCTTGtgctacctcgtgtgtgtcatacagcataccttttactAAGTTACATAAGACTGCGTAACCAAATTACGTGAAATAGAAAAGTTAATTCTattaaataacgtaaatttacatatacagaactgaatgaaaattcaactaaatgaatgacgacagtcttatgtaatttacatgcatttcttaaatacacaaatgaaatacatgacaaAATAATCAATTCTCATGTTAGACCAGTTatgtaagaatacacacacacacgtgtatatatatatatatatatatatatatatatatatatatatatatatatatatatatatatatatatatatatatatacacagacacacacacacacacacacacacacacatatatatatatatatatatatatatatatatatatatatatatatatatatatatatatatatacatgtgtgtgtgtgtgtatgtatatgtgtgtgtgttatatacaaatCAAGAGAGAGAACAAACTAGATCTTTATCTATACAAGAAGGCGTCAAATGGCTTTGACTCATGGGCATACCAGTGTGAATTAATTTAGGACACTTGAAGCCATCTAAAACATGACGATTATTAAGTTGAAACAGCTGAACTCTGGGACCAGCTGTCACAATTGAGCACTAATACAATTCCACATAATTAAATATTTGAATGGTTAGATTGGCGTCAGTTATGCAGGACGTTATTCACAGTAAATGCGTCTTCTTAGAAGATATCCAAAAGTTAATCCTATCTATTATCACAACTGAAGTACTCCTGTTCAGGATTCTTTCAACAACACCATTCGGACAACTGCGAATCAGACCTCATTGACGTCATAATCAGATTTTCAGTGAGAAATggacaacttctaatcaacagcagTTTGAAAAGGCCAAAATTATAGCATTTGAGGCCAACCTGTTTTCATATTTTGGGGGTTTGACCTTAAAAAGGTCAGCCTGGCAACCCTGATTCTCATTTCTCAGATTTGTGAATCACTCGCGCACTCCAGGTAACGGTCGGGTTTGTATTCGAAAAGTTTGAAGTCGTACTCGTATTTCGTGATTAATTTCCGTACCGTTTCTTTCGTGAGTTGACTGTAGTAAGAACAAACGAACTCCTTCGTTGAGCCTCCTTTGGTTGGATTCTCCCAGTACATCTGAACCTGCGATGTTCGATTCAGGTACTCGATAAATTCCCTTCCATCTCGGTCGATGTCTTCGCACCTGCAAAGGGAAACCGAGTTGCTATATTGTTGCGTATAGAGTATTGGATTGTGAGTGCATCGtaaaatttatatatcatcataaacATTTATTAAATGTCGATAAATGCCTGATTCTAACATCGTTATTCTACTAATGCAGTGTAGATTTTCTGATTGATAAATTAACCTTTTTTTCGGGGCCACCCTTTGATAGGGAAAAATGTTTCATATCTAAAataagagtatattattattattattattattattattattattattattattattattattattattattattattattattattattattattattattattagctaaggtataaccctaattggaaaagcaggattctcaaAATCTATCCTTTGTGATGAAACTATTGGTCAAATGTCTTCTTTTCTCCCAGCCTGCGATTCTCCATAGTTATCTACCAATCATGAAATATAGAGCTTTGGTAAACAGAAGCACAACGGATGTTTTCGGTAAACGGACTTTACAGTCATCAAATCAACCCCTCCTTTTACCTCCCAAAATCCAACCTTCCCGCAGGAACGACAAACTAATTTTCTTACCTCAGCACGAACTGGTAGGAGATGTGGCACGGCGAACAGTGTGCATAGTATGGACGCCAGTGCTCGTCAGTG
Coding sequences within:
- the LOC137621123 gene encoding carbohydrate sulfotransferase 12-like encodes the protein MVTRWFVLSGNSQKNTTFSQLSMMQEQVRAKVRAKLPVDLPGNPFAEPLGPTFSEFVQYVLSGRHTDEHWRPYYAHCSPCHISYQFVLRCEDIDRDGREFIEYLNRTSQVQMYWENPTKGGSTKEFVCSYYSQLTKETVRKLITKYEYDFKLFEYKPDRYLECASDSQI